In one window of Hymenobacter nivis DNA:
- a CDS encoding transposase family protein codes for MTLCDSTQYVHFLSATESGRAHDKKLADEYALHLPAGCVLRQDLGLLGHAPTGVVVEMPHKKPPKRELTFAQKLYNQLLSPLRVVIEHAHSGIKRLHMVQGTIRLRGEWVRDTVMVVACGLHNLRVRSPHRAYRAPVHAKLANYAE; via the coding sequence ATGACCTTATGCGATTCCACGCAGTACGTGCATTTTCTCTCGGCTACGGAAAGCGGGCGAGCGCACGACAAAAAACTGGCCGACGAGTACGCGCTGCACCTACCGGCGGGCTGCGTGTTACGGCAGGATTTGGGCTTGCTGGGCCACGCCCCGACCGGGGTCGTGGTGGAGATGCCCCACAAGAAGCCGCCGAAGCGGGAGTTGACGTTTGCCCAAAAGCTGTATAACCAGTTGCTGAGTCCGTTGCGCGTCGTTATCGAACACGCGCACAGCGGTATCAAGCGCCTGCACATGGTGCAGGGCACTATCCGCTTGCGCGGCGAATGGGTGCGCGATACGGTCATGGTCGTGGCCTGTGGGCTGCACAACCTGCGCGTGCGCAGCCCGCACCGCGCCTATCGCGCACCTGTCCACGCGAAACTCGCTAACTACGCCGAATAA